One Vibrio gangliei genomic window, CATAATGTCTTTGTGTGGGCTTCTTTTTGGGGCTCTTATGGTCTCAATTCTAATTGAGTGGATTGGGATTTTCTTTGGCTGGTGGAATGAACCTTATGAGTACCATTCCAAAGCGGTAGCAAGTGAATATATCCAACTTATCAATGATGATTTGAGTGCAACTAATAGAGATTTCGTGCTATCTCCATCATTACCACTACTTTGGCTATCTGAGTTTACAACAAAGTGGTTCGGCTTCACTTTAACGGATGCTTTTAACTTATCGAGTGGATTCACGACTGATAACCTGTCAGGGAGCATATTTAAGGCATTTTTAATATCGATTGCCTTTACCACCATCACTTTCATTGTAAAGGTTGGGTACTTCTTTAGTTCACTACCCTTGGTGGCCTTACTTATCGTGCAGTTCGGGGCGGATGGCTACGTATATCGGATCAAGCGGATTTACGAAGGCCGACTGAGCTCAGACTGGCTAACTGTTATGTCTCAAAAGATTATTGGCTTAGGTCTATTTTCCTTATCACTAATCTTCTTCTCAATTCCTATTTACGTACACCCTGTCCTAGCTGTCTTACCAGTTTGCGTTGTATCTGCAATTGGCTTCAGGGCACTTGTGATTAACTTTGCCAAAAACTTCTAAATGAATTTTTGACCATTTGAAAGGAATAAACATGATCCTGCATTTAGTGCCACAAATCTATAATCCATACGATGTAAACGTCAGCCTTATTGAAGATAAATACAACTCTCATGGATTACTTGTAGAAAGAGTTGAATACCAAAAAATTCCCACCATAGAGACGGAGCGGTTGTATTGTTTCAATGAGGAACAAAGAATACCAAAGCTGGAAAACGCATTTTTAATTGAATCAATCTAACTGCTTGAGAGCTCAATACAGTAAAGGCGCTATTGATAATTTAAGCTCGATAGAAAACAATGGATGCAACCAGTCTTTACAATAGGAATCTATGAATGTCTCGACCTCTGCTTGATGAAACGGTGCTCAAGTTAATTGATGCGAAACTAGCTCTAAATGGTCACGTCACAAGCAAGGACATTTATCGGCATTTGGGTTTAGGGAGACAGAAAGTAAGTAAGGTCTTTCAAGATTATTTATCGGCTAACCCTGACTCAATGATCTACGTCCCTGCCAAGCGGAAATACATAGCAACTTCTTCTTTCAAGCCCTGCTTTCTTGGTGAAGTTAAAGCCGGTGAGTTTGTTGATGCCCTGACAATTGTCTTTGGCACATTCAATAACTAATACAACACCACAACAAAGACCTATACAAAAGGCTCCAATGAGCAGGATAAATGAATGTTAAAAAAACGAAGAACACCGCCTGAAAAAATATTTACTCCTAAAGGTAAGCATGTAAATAAATCTATGTATGTCCAAAGAATTGAGCTAGAAAAAGCATTCATAAAAGCACTAAGAAAGCCAAAGCATATAATTATTTATGGAGAAAGTGGTTGTGGAAAAACGTGGCTCTATAAAAAAGTCTTTGCAGAAAGAAAGATACAGTATGAAGTTCTGAATGCAGCAACGGTTAATTCAACAGGTTCAATATCAACAGCAATCAAGTCGTTAACATCCCGCTTAGAGCCATTTGAAAATACAGGCTATGAGGAAAAAATTTCCGCTGGTGGTAATGTAGTATTGGCTAAAGCTGATTTAGAGCACACAAAAAAGTATGAGGCATCAACCCCTGAACCATACCTTGAATTGGTTCGCCGTTTATTTAAGCAAGCTGGATCAAATGAATCTTTTTTAATCATAGAGAACTTGGAGCATATCGTTAAAAACGAGCAGTGGGTGCGAGAATTGTCATCACTCCTGATGTACTTAGACGATGAAGAATATGCAAAATATAGAGTTCGAATATTATTAGTTGGAACCCCCAGCAATCTAAGAGATTACTTTTCAAAAGTTGATTCAAGCCAAACCATAATCAATCGAGTTCAGGAGATACCTGAAGTGTCCGTATTATCATCGAATGATGTAAAAAATTTAGCTGACAGAGGTTTCTTTCAACTCTTAAAAGCAAATTTAATAGAGGACAGGGAATCAGGATT contains:
- a CDS encoding DUF6012 family protein, producing the protein MILHLVPQIYNPYDVNVSLIEDKYNSHGLLVERVEYQKIPTIETERLYCFNEEQRIPKLENAFLIESI
- a CDS encoding DUF4400 domain-containing protein, which gives rise to MSETKNRTPPVNTQRGDSHEHSTGLIKPVINYIMSLCGLLFGALMVSILIEWIGIFFGWWNEPYEYHSKAVASEYIQLINDDLSATNRDFVLSPSLPLLWLSEFTTKWFGFTLTDAFNLSSGFTTDNLSGSIFKAFLISIAFTTITFIVKVGYFFSSLPLVALLIVQFGADGYVYRIKRIYEGRLSSDWLTVMSQKIIGLGLFSLSLIFFSIPIYVHPVLAVLPVCVVSAIGFRALVINFAKNF
- a CDS encoding AAA family ATPase, with the translated sequence MLKKRRTPPEKIFTPKGKHVNKSMYVQRIELEKAFIKALRKPKHIIIYGESGCGKTWLYKKVFAERKIQYEVLNAATVNSTGSISTAIKSLTSRLEPFENTGYEEKISAGGNVVLAKADLEHTKKYEASTPEPYLELVRRLFKQAGSNESFLIIENLEHIVKNEQWVRELSSLLMYLDDEEYAKYRVRILLVGTPSNLRDYFSKVDSSQTIINRVQEIPEVSVLSSNDVKNLADRGFFQLLKANLIEDRESGFNKNFFFNALSWFSANVPQYVHEIGLEIAIETELNDYNITNELYIGCIRNWVQEALVSENARIEAHINSKTTKHGRRNQVIYTLGRFLGNEFSAQDVEEQMRNHFPISTKGKTLNVSANLTELASGNSPLIRKTPQGTRFRFLDPKIKIMARWMLEKDGSKEKLIVKKFDESIKF